A part of Antechinus flavipes isolate AdamAnt ecotype Samford, QLD, Australia chromosome 6, AdamAnt_v2, whole genome shotgun sequence genomic DNA contains:
- the MUC5AC gene encoding mucin-5AC isoform X1 → MGAGSWGQALPLWALLLLASSSRQQQQPGHDTPRVLYNLPGALQKQDSFSGSPLRVSMPVMTTISPIKTYSPSHNGQVCSTWGDFHYKTFDGDIFHFPGLCNYVFSSHCKSPYEDFNIQIRRSPGPNATTTVSRVTLKLEGTVLEMSPGAILVNGKPAQLPFSQAGILVEKSSTYVRVVAKLGLVFLWNQDDGLLLELDAKYANQTCGLCGDFNGVPTYNEFFSNNIRLTAAQYGNMQKMDGPTEQCQDPLPAAPHNCTDPFDICETVLLSAPFFACHALVDVDSYVEACRQDACRCDEGQRAACICGTVAEYSRQCAHAGGLPANWRGPKLCPKTCPWNMQYRECGSPCVDTCSNHEQSPLCEEHCVDGCFCPPGTVFDDISGQGCVPVNQCFCTYKGQPYAPGAFYSTECTNCTCSGGQWSCQDLPCPGTCSVTGGSHFSTFDEKHYTVHGDCNYVLVKPCDDKAFTVLTELRKCGLTDSETCLKSVSLSVGQTVIVIKSTGEVFVNRIYTQLPVSAGNATLFRPSSSFIIAQTNLGLQLTIQLSPIMQVFVRLEPSLQGLTCGLCGNFNNIQADDFRTMSGVVEGTAAAFVNTYKTQADCPNVKNHFEDPCTLSVENEKYAQHWCGLLTDPQGPFALCHAVVSPALYHRNCMFDTCNCEKSEDCLCAALSSYVQACAAQGVLLSGWRAGVCTKSMSCPKSLTYHYHITTCQPTCRSLSEPDVTCGIKFVPVDGCACQEGTFMDDTGKCVPLASCPCYYQGSALPNGESVHDNGAICTCTQGRLNCIGGQVPKPACTAPMVYFDCRNASAGATGAECQKSCHTLDMACYNSQCVSGCVCPDGLVSDGEGGCIHKDQCPCVHNEANYQPGETIQVECNTCTCKNRMWECTKEPCLGTCAVYGDGHYITFDGQRYSFSGNCEYTLVQDHCGKNSSGKGTFRVITENIPCGTTGTTCSKAIKIFLGSYELKLSEGKVEAMEKEGAKGEPPYSIRQMGIYLIVDTNAGLVLLWDKKTSIFIQLSQDFKGKVCGLCGNYDGNTVNDFTTRSLSVVGDVQEFGNSWKLSPTCPDAVPVRDPCTANPYRKAWAQKQCSIINSAVFAACHPHVEPTKYYEACVSDACACDTGGDCECFCTAVAAYAQACNEISVCVSWRTPSICPLFCDYYNPNGSCEWHYQPCGAPCMKTCHNPSGKCSHNVRGLEGCYPKCPPEAPIFDEDKMECVQSCAPCYIRGRYYPPGSPVPSDQNCHSCSCTEAGIKCTYDSKACVCTYEGRSFHPGEIIYHTTDGTGGCITATCSANGTIVGKVYDCDFTTPAPSTTFSFSHTTLGRHSTCQGHKVTSVPPVTSLATEHFTTPLPMTGPTVTVTKSETTECVKEVCTWSPWLDVSHPGTGANSGDFDTLENIRAEGYRVCSSPRGVECRAAEFPAVPWQELNQTVECSTTQGLICHNKDQASGKCENYQIRILCCTSQSCEPSTVRAPTTEPHSQSTVTPATSTSSPSTIPEPESHSTKTTVSPTTKEKETTESHSPSPKTLENSSHSPKVTSVEVRTVPVTNPCLQEVCEWTAWIDGSYPSPDINGGDFDTFKHLRSEGYKFCDVPTEVECRAKSFPNTPLEELEQNVTCSKTEGLVCLNKDQLPPICYNYEIRIKCCWKENVCGPKERTTSRTYTTQTPKSHGVTKITTEQKPTVKPTCQPQCSWTKWFDVDFPSSEPSGGDEETYNNIMARGEKICHKPEYITELECRSESHPGVSINETGQVVECNPDYGLICRNQDQKGKFKMCLNYEIRVLCCEPMDNCPITSPTTPTTTSVTTKPSPETTSHSVPITATSPPTSPQTPTTSVTTSPTTPTTTSVTTKPSPETTSHSVPTTTTSPPSSPQTPTTSVTTSPTTPTTTSVTTKPSPETTSHSVPTTTTSPPTSPQTPTTSVTTSPTTPTTTSVTTQPSPETTTHSVPTTTTSPPSSPQTPTTSVTTSPTTPTTTSVTTKPSPETTSHSVPTTTTSPPSSPQTPTTSISTTPTTTPSTSTHPPTPSCQPQCSWTKWFDVDFPSSGPNGGDEETYNNIMARGEKICHKPEYITELECRSESHPGVSINETGQVVECNLDYGLICRNQDQKGKFKMCFNYEIRVLCCEPVNCLITTTTSPTTPTTTSVTTKPSPETTSHSVSTTTTSTPSSPQTPTTSVSTTPTTTPSTSTHPSTPSCQPQCSWTKWFDVDFPSSGPNGGDEETYNNIMARGEQICHKPEYITELECRSESHPEVSINETGQVVECNPDYGLICRNQDQKGKFKMCFNYEIRVLCCEPVNCPITTTTSPTTPTTTSVTTKPSPETTSHSVSTTTTSTPSSPQTPTTSVSTTPTTTPSTSTHPSTPSCQPQCSWTKWFDVDFPSSGPNGGDEETYNNIMARGEKICHKPEYITELECRSESHPEVSINETGQVVECNPDYGLICRNQDQKGKFKMCFNYEIRVLCCEPVNCPITTTTSPTTPITTSVTTKSSPETTSHSVPTTTTSTPSSPQTPTTSVSTTPTTTPSTSTHPSTPSCQPQCSWTKWFDVDFPSSGPNGGDEETYNNIMARGEKICHKPEYITELECRSESHPGVSINETGQVVECNPDYGLICRNQDQKGKFKMCFNYEIRVLCCEPVNCPITTTTSPTTPTTTSVTTKSSPETTSHSVPTTTTSTPSSPQTPTTSVSTTPTTTPSTSTHPSTPSCQPQCSWTKWFDVDFPSSGPNGGDEETYNNIMARGEKICHKPEYITELECRSESHPEVSINETGQVVECNPDYGLICRNQDQKGKFKMCFNYEIRVLCCEPVNCPITTTTSPTTPTTTSVTTKSSPETTSHSVPTTTTSTPSSPQTPTTSVSTTPTTTPSTSTHPPTPSCQPQCSWTKWFDVDFPSSGPNGGDEETYNNIMARGEKICHKPEYITELECRSESHPGVSINETGQVVECNPDYGLICRNQDQKGKFKMCFNYEIRVLCCEPVNCPITTTTSPTTPTTTSVTTKPSPETTSHSVPTTTTSTPSSPQTPMTSVSTPTEKIPSTTPTTTPSTSTYSPTPSCQPQCSWTKWFDVDFPSSGPNGGDEETYNNIMARGEKICHKPEHITELECRSESHPEVSINETGQVVECNPDYGLICRNQDQKGKFKICFNYEIRVLCCEPMDNCPSTMPSSSLSPTISMKTSATTFLPSSKIPPFHVSTTFSTLSPHSSSSCYCFLSGKVYPAGTVIYNQTDNAGYCYSAICNRDCSVERIAESCPTIAPAPSPSTSASTTTAIDTSATTPRLPSASSSRPPVTTGKSSGCLNAEPPRKKGETWFMHKCKKATCEGDDVITLTPVSCPPVKELSCANGYPPVKVYDDADHCCYHYECQCVCSGWGDPHYITFDGIYYTFLDNCTYVLVQQIHPVYDHFRVLIDNYFCDAQDGLSCPRSITVEYKDNRIVLIRTLVRGMMENEIIFNNRTVSAGFKKDGIVISTLGIKMFVTIPEIGVQVMFSGMLFSVEVPFTKFANNTEGQCGTCTNDKRDECRLPDGKMASSCSAMSGSWKYHVPGQPYCAGPPPTPPVPSPTTSKPCPPSLLCMLIMSEVFEACHHVIPPEPYFEGCVYDQCRVPDGLVWCSSLELYASLCAAEGVCIDWRGETQGQCALTCPAGQVYQACGPIYPPTCQSPQGSINSSLTLPGNIGVLTEGCFCPTGTTMFSFDSEVCVPATPSECHSWCTGPNGEPVKPGATVPSGLCETCSCVRDDNPESKKSVIHCQPIVCDTHCPMGFKYQEEPGRCCGKCVQVACVVHTNGSAVHLVKPGQTWSSPEDKCVQYECEKVNGQLILVTAKKACPPVLCSPDQVRKSEDGCCLVCPPPPQVYPCAVGRHTQVIRKGSCSSPTPVEVTYCQGNCGDTMSIYSFESNALEHRCRCCRELSTSQRNVTLTCPDGSSLAFAFSQVEECGCQRLRCDKPDGGSGEGEESGESEEEPARSQETGAAPAAQRPR, encoded by the exons ATGGGTGCCGGCAGCTGGGGGCAAGCCCTGCCCCTCTGGGCCCTTCTCCTGCTCGCCTCCTCCtccaggcagcagcagcagccag GGCATGACACTCCTCGAGTTCTGTACAACCTCCCCGGCGCCCTGCAGAAGCAGGACT CCTTCTCCGGCAGCCCGCTCCGAGTCTCCATGCCGGTGATGACCACCATCTCACCCATCAAGA CCTACAGCCCCTCCCACAATGGCCAAGTCTGCAGCACCTGGGGGGACTTCCACTACAAGACCTTCGATGGCGACATCTTCCACTTTCCCGGCCTCTGCAACTATGTCTTCTCCTCCCACTGCAAGTCGCCCTACGAGGACTTCAACATCCAAATCCGGCGCTCCCCGGGGCCCAACGCCACCACGACCGTGAGCCGCGTCACCCTCAAGCTGGAGGGGACCGTGCTGGAAATGAGCCCGGGCGCCATCTTGGTCAATGGCAAACC GGCCCAGCTGCCCTTCAGCCAGGCGGGCATCCTGGTCGAGAAGAGCAGCACTTATGTGAGGGTCGTGGCCAAGCTGGGCCTCGTGTTCCTGTGGAACCAAGACGATGGGCTCCTG CTGGAACTGGACGCCAAATACGCCAACCAGACCTGTGGCCTCTGCGGAGACTTCAACGGCGTCCCCACCTATAACGAGTTCTTCTCCAACA ACATCAGGCTGACCGCGGCCCAGTACGGGAACATGCAGAAGATGGACGGGCCCACGGAGCAGTGCCAGGACCCCCTGCCGGCCGCCCCGCACAACTGCACGGACCCCTTT GACATCTGCGAGACCGTCCTCCTCAGCGCCCCCTTCTTCGCCTGCCACGCCCTGGTGGACGTGGACAGCTACGTGGAGGCTTGCCGCCAGGACGCGTGCCGCTGCGACGAGGGCCAGCGGGCCGCCTGCATCTGCGGCACTGTGGCGGAGTACTCGCGGCAGTGTGCCCATGCTGGGGGGCTGCCCGCCAACTGGAGGGGCCCCAAGCTGTGCC CCAAGACCTGCCCCTGGAACATGCAGTACCGAGAGTGCGGCTCCCCCTGCGTGGACACGTGCTCCAACCACGAGCAGTCCCCGCTCTGTGAAGAACACTGTGTGGACGGCTGCTTCTGCCCTCCAG GAACGGTCTTCGACGACATCAGCGGCCAAGGCTGTGTCCCGGTGAATCAGTGCTTCTGTACGTACAAAGGACAGCCCTACGCCCCCGGAGCCTTCTACTCCACCGAATGCACCAACTG CACCTGCTCTGGAGGCCAGTGGAGCTGCCAGGATCTCCCCTGCCCCGGCACCTGCTCTGTGACCGGCGGCTCCCACTTCTCTACCTTTGATGAGAAGCATTACACAGTCCACGGGGACTGCAACTATGTCCTGGTCAAG CCCTGTGATGACAAGGCCTTCACCGTGCTGACGGAGCTCCGCAAGTGTGGGCTGACTGACAGCGAGACCTGCCTCAAGAGTGTGTCCCTCAGCGTTGGGCAGACG GTGATTGTGATCAAGTCCACCGGGGAGGTGTTTGTGAACCGGATTTACACTCAGCTGCCTGTCTCAGCAG GAAATGCTACCCTCTTCAGACCTTCGTCCTCCTTCATCATCGCTCAGACCAACCTGGGCCTCCAGCTGACCATCCAGCTCAGCCCCATCATGCAAGTCTTTGTGAGACTGGAGCCGTCCCTGCAGGGGCTGACCTGCG GTCTCTGTGGGAACTTCAACAACATTCAGGCCGACGACTTCAGGACCATGAGCGGGGTGGTGGAGGGCACGGCCGCTGCCTTTGTCAACACCTACAAGACACAAGCTGACTGTCCCAACGTCAAGAATCACTTTGAGGACCCGTGCACGCTCAGTGTGGAGAATG AGAAATATGCCCAGCATTGGTGCGGCCTGCTCACCGACCCACAAGGACCCTTTGCCCTGTGTCACGCGGTGGTCAGCCCGGCCCTTTACCATCGG AACTGCATGTTTGACACTTGCAACTGTGAGAAGAGCGAGGACTGTCTGTGTGCGGCGCTATCCTCCTATGTGCAAGCCTGTGCTGCCCAGGGAGTGCTTCTGAGCGGCTGGAGGGCCGGTGTCTGCA CCAAGTCCATGTCATGCCCCAAGTCCCTGACGTACCACTACCACATCACCACGTGCCAGCCTACCTGCCGCTCACTCAGTGAGCCCGATGTCACCTGCGGTATCAAGTTCGTCCCCGTGGATGGCTGCGCCTGCCAGGAAGGCACCTTCATGGATGACACTGGCAAATGTGTGCCTTTGGCCAGCTGCCCATGCTACTACCAAGGGTCTGCCCTTCCAAATGGCGAGTCTGTGCATGACAACGGGGCCATCTG CACCTGTACCCAGGGCAGACTGAACTGCATTGGAGGCCAGGTCCCGAAGCCAG cCTGTACCGCCCCCATGGTCTACTTTGACTGCAGAAATGCCTCAGCAGGAGCGACTGGAGCGGAGTGTCAAAAAAGCTGTCACACTCTGGACATGGCCTGT TATAACAGCCAGTGCGTCTCCGGTTGCGTGTGCCCGGATGGGTTGGTGTCTGATGGAGAAGGAGGCTGCATCCACAAGGATCAGTGCCCTTGTGTCCACAACGAGGCTAACTACCAGCCAGGCGAGACCATTCAGGTGGAGTGCAATACCTG CACCTGCAAGAATCGAATGTGGGAGTGTACGAAGGAGCCCTGCCTGGGCACGTGTGCCGTGTATGGGGATGGCCACTACATCACCTTTGATGGCCAGCGCTATAGCTTCAGTGGGAATTGCGAGTATACACTGGTCCAG GACCACTGTGGGAAGAATAGCAGTGGCAAGGGGACTTTCCGAGTCATCACTGAGAACATCCCCTGTGGGACCACAGGCACCACTTGCTCCAAGGCCATCAAGATCTTCTTGGGG AGCTATGAGCTAAAACTCAGTGAAGGGAAGGTGGAAGCGATGGAGAAGGAGGGTGCCAAGGGGGAGCCGCCTTACAGCATCCGTCAGATGGGCATCTACCTGATTGTGGACACCAATGCTGGGCTGGTCCTGCTGTGGGACAAGAAGACCAGCATCTTTATTCAACTCAGCCAAGACTTCAAG GGCAAGGTCTGCGGTCTCTGCGGGAATTATGACGGCAACACCGTCAACGACTTCACCACCAGGAGCCTGTCCGTGGTAGGCGATGTGCAGGAGTTCGGCAACAGCTGGAAGCTCTCCCCCACCTGCCCGGATGCCGTTCCCGTCAGGGACCCCTGCACCGCCAACCCTTACCGCAAAGCCTGGGCCCAGAAGCAGTGCAGCATCATCAACAGCGCCGTCTTCGCAGCCTGCCATCCCCAC GTTGAACCCACTAAGTACTATGAGGCTTGTGTGTCGGACGCCTGCGCCTGCGACACAGGGGGAGACTGCGAGTGCTTCTGCACGGCCGTGGCCGCCTACGCTCAAGCCTGCAACGAGATCAGCGTCTGTGTCTCCTGGAGGACCCCCAGCATCTGCC CTCTGTTCTGCGACTACTACAATCCCAATGGCTCCTGTGAGTGGCACTACCAGCCCTGCGGTGCCCCCTGCATGAAGACCTGCCACAATCCAAGTGGGAAGTGCTCCCATAACGTCCGAGGACTGGAAG GCTGCTACCCCAAGTGCCCTCCAGAGGCGCCCATCTTCGATGAGGATAAGATGGAGTGTGTCCAGAGCTGCGCTCCGTGCTATATCCGAGGAAGATACTACCCGCCGGGCTCCCCAGTGCCCTCGGACCAGAACTGCCACTCATG ctCCTGCACCGAGGCAGGCATCAAGTGCACTTATGACTCAAAGG CATGTGTCTGCACTTACGAAGGGCGGAGTTTCCATCCTGGGGAGATCATTTACCACACCACAGATGGCACCGGGGGCTGCATTACTGCCACCTGCAGCGCCAATGGCACTATAGTGGGCAAGGTGTATGACTGTGACTTCACCACCCCAGCCCCCTCAAccaccttttccttctctcacaCCACATTAG GTCGTCATTCTACATGCCAAGGACACAAAGTTACATCAGTCCCACCTGTGACTTCATTGGCTACAGAACATTTCACGACTCCCTTGCCTATGACAGGCCCAACTGTAACTGTAACGAAATCGGAAACCACGGAGTGTGTTAAAGAGGTTTGCACTTGGTCTCCTTGGTTGGATGTCAGCCACCCGGGAACAGGGGCCAACAGTGGAGATTTTGATACCCTGGAGAACATCAGAGCAGAGGGCTATCGAGTTTGCAGCTCTCCAAGAGGGGTAGAATGCAGGGCTGCAGAGTTCCCCGCTGTGCCGTGGCAGGAGCTCAACCAAACCGTGGAGTGTAGCACAACACAGGGACTGATCTGTCACAATAAGGATCAGGCATCTGGAAAATGTGAAAACTACCAGATCAGAATTTTATGCTGCACTTCTCAGTCATGTGAGCCCAGCACTGTCAGGGCTCCCACGACAGAACCACACTCCCAAAGCACAGTTACTCCTGCCACCTCAACATCAAGCCCATCCACGATACCAGAACCAGAGAGTCACTCGACCAAAACCACAGTCTCTCCGACAACAAAGGAAAAGGAGACAACAGAAAGTCACTCTCCTTCCCCAAAGACACTCGAAAACAGCAGTCACTCTCCTAAGGTGACATCAGTGGAGGTGAGAACAGTGCCAGTGACAAACCCATGCCTTCAAGAAGTCTGTGAATGGACAGCCTGGATAGATGGGAGTTATCCTAGCCCGGATATAAATGGGGGAGATTTTGACACCTTTAAACATTTAAGATCGGAAGGATACAAGTTTTGTGATGTCCCTACAGAAGTGGAGTGTAGAGCTAAAAGCTTCCCGAACACACCTTTGGAAGAGCTGGAGCAGAATGTGACTTGTAGCAAGACAGAAGGGCTGGTGTGTCTGAACAAAGATCAGCTCCCACCCATATGCTACAACTATGAGATCCGGATAAAGTGCTGTTGGAAGGAAAATGTCTGTGGTCCAAAAGAGCGGACCACGTCAAGGACATACACTACACAGACACCAAAATCACATGGAGTGACCAAAATAACCACAGAACAGAAGCCCACAGTGAAACCAACCTGTCAGCCACAGTGCTCCTGGACCAAGTGGTTTGATGTGGACTTCCCATCATCAGAACCCAGTGGTGGAGATGAGGAAACCTACAACAATATCATGGCAAGAGGGGAGAAAATCTGTCACAAGCCTGAATATATCACAGAGCTTGAATGTCGTTCAGAGTCTCACCCTGGGGTTAGCATTAATGAGACAGGTCAGGTGGTCGAGTGTAACCCTGACTATGGGCTCATCTGCAGGAACCAAGATCAGAAGGGGAAATTCAAGATGTGTCTTAACTATGAGATCCGTGTCCTCTGTTGCGAACCCATGGACAACTGTCCCATTACATCTCCAACCACTCCCACTACCACATCGGTTACAACAAAGCCAAGTCCTGAGACAACCTCCCATTCTGTACCCATCACAGCCACTTCACCTCCAACTTCACCCCAAACTCCAACAACCTCAGTTACTACATCTCCAACCACTCCCACGACCACATCGGTCACTACAAAGCCAAGTCCTGAGACCACCTCCCATTCTGTGCCCACTACAACCACTTCACCTCCATCTTCACCCCAAACTCCAACGACCTCGGTTACTACATCTCCAACCACTCCCACGACCACATCGGTTACAACAAAGCCAAGTCCTGAGACCACCTCCCATTCTGTGCCCACTACAACCACTTCACCTCCAACTTCACCCCAAACTCCAACGACCTCGGTTACTACATCTCCAACCACTCCCACGACCACATCGGTCACTACACAGCCAAGTCCTGAGACCACCACCCATTCTGTGCCCACTACAACCACTTCACCTCCATCTTCACCCCAAACTCCAACGACCTCGGTTACTACATCTCCAACCACTCCCACAACCACATCGGTTACAACAAAGCCAAGTCCTGAGACCACCTCCCATTCTGTGCCCACCACAACCACTTCACCTCCATCTTCACCCCAAACTCCAACGACTTCAATTTCCACAACACCAACCACAACTCCTAGCACATCTACCCACCCACCTACCCCCAGCTGTCAGCCACAGTGCTCGTGGACCAAGTGGTTTGATGTGGACTTCCCATCATCTGGACCCAATGGTGGAGATGAGGAAACCTACAACAACATCATGGCAAGAGGAGAGAAAATCTGTCATAAGCCTGAATATATCACAGAGCTTGAATGTCGTTCAGAGTCTCACCCTGGGGTTAGCATTAATGAGACAGGTCAG GTGGTCGAGTGTAACCTGGACTACGGACTCATCTGCAGGAACCAAGATCAGAAGGGGAAATTCAAGATGTGTTTCAACTATGAGATCCGTGTCCTCTGTTGTGAACCCGTGAACTGCCTCATCACCACTACTACATCTCCAACCACTCCCACGACCACATCGGTCACTACAAAGCCAAGTCCCGAGACAACTTCCCATTCTGTGTCCACCACAACCACCTCAACTCCATCATCACCCCAAACTCCAACGACTTCGGTTTCCACAACACCAACCACAACTCCTAGCACATCTACCCACCCATCTACCCCCAGCTGTCAGCCACAGTGCTCATGGACCAAGTGGTTTGATGTGGACTTCCCATCATCTGGACCCAATGGTGGAGATGAGGAAACCTACAACAACATCATGGCAAGAGGAGAGCAAATCTGCCACAAGCCTGAATACATCACAGAGCTTGAATGTCGTTCAGAATCTCACCCTGAGGTTAGCATTAATGAGACAGGTCAGGTGGTCGAGTGTAACCCTGACTATGGGCTCATCTGCAGGAACCAAGATCAGAAGGGGAAATTCAAGATGTGTTTCAACTATGAGATCCGTGTCCTCTGTTGTGAACCCGTGAACTGCCCCATCACCACTACTACATCTCCAACCACTCCCACGACCACATCGGTCACTACAAAGCCAAGTCCCGAGACAACTTCCCATTCTGTGTCCACCACAACCACCTCAACTCCATCATCACCCCAAACTCCAACGACTTCAGTTTCCACAACACCAACCACAACTCCTAGCACATCTACCCACCCATCTACCCCCAGCTGTCAGCCACAGTGCTCGTGGACCAAGTGGTTTGATGTGGACTTCCCATCATCTGGACCCAATGGTGGAGATGAGGAAACCTACAACAACATCATGGCAAGAGGAGAGAAAATCTGCCACAAGCCTGAATACATCACAGAGCTTGAATGTCGTTCAGAATCTCACCCTGAGGTTAGCATTAATGAGACAGGTCAAGTGGTCGAGTGTAACCCTGACTATGGGCTCATCTGCAGGAACCAAGATCAGAAGGGGAAATTCAAGATGTGTTTCAACTATGAGATCCGTGTCCTCTGCTGTGAACCCGTGAACTGCCCCATCACCACTACTACATCTCCAACCACTCCCATAACCACATCGGTCACTACAAAGTCAAGTCCTGAGACCACCTCCCATTCTGTGCCCACCACAACCACCTCAACTCCATCATCACCCCAAACTCCAACAACTTCGGTTTCCACAACACCAACCACAACTCCTAGCACATCTACCCACCCATCTACCCCCAGCTGTCAGCCACAGTGCTCGTGGACCAAGTGGTTTGATGTGGACTTCCCATCATCTGGACCCAATGGTGGAGATGAGGAAACCTACAACAACATCATGGCAAGAGGAGAGAAAATCTGTCACAAGCCTGAATATATCACAGAGCTTGAATGTCGTTCAGAGTCTCACCCTGGGGTTAGCATTAATGAAACAGGTCAGGTGGTCGAGTGTAACCCTGACTATGGGCTCATCTGCAGGAACCAAGATCAGAAGGGGAAATTCAAGATGTGTTTCAACTATGAGATCCGTGTCCTCTGCTGTGAACCCGTGAACTGCCCCATCACCACTACTACATCTCCAACCACTCCCACAACCACATCGGTCACTACAAAGTCAAGTCCTGAGACCACCTCCCATTCTGTGCCCACCACAACCACCTCAACTCCATCATCACCCCAAACTCCAACGACTTCAGTTTCCACAACACCAACCACAACTCCTAGCACATCTACCCACCCATCTACCCCCAGCTGTCAGCCACAGTGCTCGTGGACCAAGTGGTTTGATGTGGACTTCCCATCATCTGGACCCAATGGTGGAGATGAGGAAACCTACAACAACATCATGGCAAGAGGAGAGAAAATCTGCCACAAGCCTGAATACATCACAGAGCTTGAATGTCGTTCAGAATCTCACCCTGAGGTTAGCATTAATGAGACAGGTCAAGTGGTCGAGTGTAACCCTGACTATGGGCTCATCTGCAGGAACCAAGATCAGAAGGGGAAATTCAAGATGTGTTTCAACTATGAGATCCGTGTCCTCTGCTGTGAACCCGTGAACTGCCCCATCACCACTACTACATCTCCAACCACTCCCACAACCACATCGGTCACTACAAAGTCAAGTCCTGAGACCACCTCCCATTCTGTGCCCACCACAACCACCTCAACTCCATCATCACCCCAAACTCCAACGACTTCGGTTTCCACAACACCAACCACAACTCCTAGCACATCTACCCACCCACCTACCCCCAGCTGTCAGCCACAGTGCTCGTGGACCAAGTGGTTTGATGTGGACTTCCCATCATCTGGACCCAATGGTGGAGATGAGGAAACCTACAACAACATCATGGCAAGAGGAGAGAAAATCTGTCACAAGCCTGAATACATCACAGAGCTTGAATGTCGTTCAGAGTCTCACCCTGGGGTTAGCATTAATGAGACAGGTCAGGTGGTCGAGTGTAACCCTGACTATGGGCTCATCTGCAGGAACCAAGATCAGAAGGGGAAATTCAAGATGTGTTTCAACTATGAGATCCGTGTCCTCTGCTGTGAACCTGTGAACTGCCCCATCACCACTACTACATCTCCAACCACTCCCACAACCACATCGGTCACTACAAAGCCAAGTCCCGAGACAACTTCCCATTCTGTGCCCACCACAACCACCTCAACTCCATCATCACCCCAAACTCCAATGACTTCGGTTTCCACTCCAACTGAAAAAATACCATCCACAACACCAACCACAACCCCTAGCACATCTACCTACTCACCTACCCCCAGCTGTCAGCCACAATGCTCATGGACCAAGTGGTTTGATGTGGACTTCCCATCATCTGGACCCAATGGTGGAGATGAGGAAACCTACAACAACATCATGGCAAGAGGAGAGAAAATCTGTCACAAGCCTGAACACATCACAGAGCTTGAATGTCGTTCAGAATCTCACCCTGAGGTTAGCATTAATGAGACAGGTCAGGTGGTCGAGTGTAACCCTGACTATGGGCTCATCTGCAGGAATCAGGATCAGAAGGGAAAATTCAAGATCTGTTTCAACTATGAGATCCGTGTCCTCTGCTGTGAACCCATGGACAACTGTCCTTCCACAATGCCCAGTTCAAGTTTGTCACCAACCATTTCCATGAAAACATCAGCCACTACTTTTCTTCCATCTAGCAAGATCCCACCATTCCATGTTTCTACAACCTTCAGCACCTTGTCTCCACATTCAAGTTCATCATGTTACTGTTTCTTGTCTGGAAAAGTCTATCCAGCTG GAACTGTCATATACAACCAGACGGACAATGCAGGTTACTGTTACTCTGCCATTTGTAACAGAGACTGCAGTGTGGAGAGGATAGCGGAAAGCTGTCCTACAATAGCTCCCGCTCCCAGCCCATCGACATCAGCATCTACAACCACAGCCATAGACACTTCAGCAACCACCCCCAGATTGCCATCAGCATCTTCATCTCGCCCTCCAGTTACAACAGGAAAATCAAGTGGTTGCCTGAATGCAGAACCGCCCAGAAAA AAAGGAGAGACCTGGTTCATGCACAAGTGCAAGAAAGCCACCTGCGAGGGCGACGATGTGATCACACTAACGCCTGTGAGCTGTCCTCCTGTGAAGGAGCTGTCCTGTGCTAATGGCTACCCTCCTGTGAAGGTCTACGATGATGCTGATCACTGCTGCTACCATTATGAGTGTCAAT GTGTGTGCAGTGGCTGGGGAGATCCTCACTACATCACCTTTGATGGGATCTACTACACATTTTTGGACAACTGCACATATGTACTAGTGCAGCAAATCCACCCCGTCTATGACCACTTCCGGGTCCTCATCGACAACTACTTCTGCGACGCCCAGGATGGCCTGTCCTGCCCTCGGTCCATCACTGTCGAGTACAAAGACAATCGCATTGTGCTTATCCGGACTCTGGTCCGTGGAATGATGGAGAATGAG ATTATTTTCAATAACCGGACTGTCAGCGCAGGGTTCAAGAAAGACGGCATTGTGATCTCCACCCTTGGCATTAAGATGTTTGTCACCATCCCAGAGATCGGCGTCCAGGTCATGTTCAGTGGGATGCTCTTCTCAGTTGAGGTGCCCTTCACCAAGTTTGCCAACAACACGGAAGGGCAGTGTG GGACATGCACCAACGACAAGAGGGACGAGTGCCGCCTGCCTGATGGGAAGATGGCGTCTTCCTGCTCTGCCATGTCTGGTTCCTGGAAGTACCATGTGCCCGGCCAGCCATATTGTGCCGGGCCGCCCCCCACCCCTCCCGTGCCTTCCCCCACAACGTCAAAGCCctgccctccttctcttctctgcatGCTGATCATGAGCGA GGTCTTTGAAGCGTGTCATCATGTCATACCCCCAGAGCCGTACTTCGAGGGCTGTGTGTATGACCAGTGCCGCGTCCCCGACGGCCTGGTGTGGTGCTCCAGCTTGGAGCTCTATGCGTCCCTCTGTGCCGCCGAAGGCGTGTGCATTGACTGGAGAGGCGAGACCCAGGGGCAATGTG CTCTTACGTGCCCTGCTGGCCAAGTGTACCAGGCATGTGGCCCCATCTACCCACCCACCTGCCAAAGTCCTCAGGGAAGCATCAACAGCAGCCTGAC CCTTCCCGGTAACATCGGCGTCCTGACTGAAGGCTGCTTCTGCCCCACGGGCACCACCATGTTCAGCTTCGACTCCGAAGTCTGTGTGCCAGCCACTCCATCCGAGTGCCACT